A window from Roseburia sp. 499 encodes these proteins:
- a CDS encoding ABC transporter permease → MKLHIKQGIKSIFRTPKIGVLFCVFFIFMDIILGTSLVFIHMIQEFKNQCKDEYSTIGVFEYENEIDSSFEDYKKVRETLQSFFDANHEYVRDWDINSQKLGYTPELNRRKEGTYYDGYGVIVIKIETFYDSSQMVQNATVLDALYDKGDHEGKRIYLGVPGERLEEGHIYIINGIFYKGKSGVDYFDIKEFSNKTAEDEGFDGSVEKMYLDITTGDGYEIPESADYFQKIADTYEVINNSVIIQETDNLENLYSFHEKLKVINEGKSFEVEENEEDLECVISDTLSERLSKKVGDTIELSISEPENSEPVAAYWSEKGFQSQETYKIVGIYQGEEGGDYCVYVPKKSDFSAGDSVGDATLGQVWIENGSEEVFRKEIKSILPDNVSLKIYDQGYHAVIGPMDEILYMAKILCILTVVTGIALILLFGYIYVYRQQRTGRIIWSLGAGKSAVYTYFLSGAGALVAISVMIGSILTAILNQKTGSFISDAAQAAGGIDYRYSNGNLSVKNNVAFAGKESVLPILLAALGIILAVVFCICFFVRLSMKKRKHRSLFVRKDRGRVSKSLAGGAKKYAMISLVRRKGRNVLLFFTVALSSFFMFQLSESQASYGKQLQEFQKDSIITGKFMDYRGKYDSGLIIYGKEINDMMRSGDIDKMKVSKNMKYEFLKISDNEDELEACMPRTTYEKESACNRLMIGSDFLATNDISNTVGVSEQIWKNIQYADGYDETMFENMPEDKWPCIIPESLLKENGIQFGDKIGIMVLYDDGSLAGVIVDVVGTYPDSGMSNPAIYTPLECYLSPEVLFETEEEPAEILNYLYFGSVAFELKDSHKLADFKDYLSESGYSGVNEMREKREFVVLNDIEYLETQQNMTQKMKYMNVFLPIIEVLLEIIALVISCIMIRNRKNEILLMRKLGTSKGRIFSSILIEQVLIGFAGCVSGILVWSIIFRRIDLTGLLLSLLLLVLWSVGSIFSIGKILRKRLSKAMQEGE, encoded by the coding sequence TTGGTGTATTTGAGTACGAAAATGAAATAGATAGTAGCTTTGAAGATTACAAAAAGGTTCGTGAAACACTTCAAAGCTTTTTTGATGCAAATCATGAGTATGTAAGAGATTGGGATATAAATTCTCAGAAGCTAGGATATACACCGGAGTTAAATCGAAGAAAAGAAGGAACATATTATGATGGGTATGGAGTAATAGTTATTAAGATAGAGACTTTTTATGATAGTTCTCAGATGGTACAGAATGCAACTGTATTAGATGCTTTATATGATAAAGGAGATCATGAAGGAAAGCGAATTTATTTAGGTGTTCCGGGTGAAAGACTGGAAGAAGGGCACATTTATATTATCAACGGTATATTTTATAAAGGAAAGAGTGGAGTAGATTATTTTGACATAAAAGAATTTTCAAATAAAACGGCAGAAGATGAAGGATTTGATGGTTCTGTAGAGAAAATGTATCTGGATATTACCACAGGGGATGGATATGAGATACCGGAAAGTGCGGATTATTTTCAGAAAATAGCAGATACCTATGAAGTAATTAACAATAGTGTAATAATACAGGAAACGGATAATCTTGAAAACTTATATTCTTTTCATGAAAAACTCAAGGTAATAAATGAAGGAAAATCTTTTGAAGTTGAGGAAAATGAAGAAGATTTGGAATGTGTGATTTCTGATACATTATCAGAACGCTTAAGTAAAAAAGTGGGAGATACCATAGAGCTTTCTATTAGTGAGCCGGAAAATAGTGAGCCAGTAGCAGCTTATTGGAGCGAAAAAGGTTTTCAGAGTCAGGAAACATATAAAATAGTTGGTATTTACCAGGGAGAAGAAGGCGGAGATTATTGTGTTTATGTACCGAAAAAATCAGATTTTTCAGCAGGGGATTCTGTAGGTGATGCTACTTTAGGACAAGTCTGGATTGAAAATGGAAGTGAAGAGGTTTTTCGAAAAGAAATAAAAAGCATATTGCCGGATAATGTTAGTTTAAAGATTTATGATCAGGGATATCATGCGGTAATAGGTCCAATGGATGAAATATTATATATGGCAAAGATATTGTGTATTCTTACTGTAGTTACCGGAATTGCATTAATTTTACTATTTGGATATATCTATGTGTATCGTCAGCAGAGAACCGGAAGAATCATATGGAGTCTTGGAGCCGGAAAATCAGCAGTATACACTTACTTTTTATCAGGAGCAGGTGCTTTAGTAGCGATATCTGTAATGATAGGAAGTATTCTTACCGCTATATTGAATCAGAAAACCGGTTCATTTATTTCTGATGCCGCACAAGCAGCGGGCGGAATCGATTATCGATACAGTAACGGAAATCTTTCTGTAAAAAACAATGTAGCATTTGCAGGAAAAGAAAGTGTATTACCAATATTGTTAGCAGCTCTTGGAATTATTCTGGCAGTGGTTTTTTGCATTTGCTTTTTTGTAAGATTGAGTATGAAGAAAAGAAAGCATAGAAGTCTGTTTGTGAGAAAAGACAGGGGAAGAGTTTCAAAATCATTGGCAGGAGGAGCAAAAAAATATGCCATGATATCTCTGGTACGTAGAAAAGGAAGAAATGTATTATTATTTTTTACAGTGGCATTATCTTCATTTTTCATGTTCCAGTTGTCAGAGAGTCAGGCTTCTTACGGAAAACAGTTACAGGAATTTCAAAAAGATTCCATCATTACCGGAAAGTTCATGGATTATAGAGGAAAGTATGACAGTGGACTTATTATTTATGGAAAAGAAATCAATGATATGATGCGTTCTGGTGATATAGATAAAATGAAGGTTTCAAAAAATATGAAATATGAATTTTTGAAAATAAGCGATAATGAAGATGAATTAGAAGCATGTATGCCAAGAACTACATACGAAAAGGAAAGCGCATGTAATCGACTGATGATAGGTTCCGATTTTCTTGCAACAAATGATATTTCGAATACCGTAGGTGTAAGCGAACAAATTTGGAAGAATATTCAATATGCAGATGGATATGATGAAACCATGTTTGAGAATATGCCGGAAGATAAGTGGCCTTGTATTATTCCAGAAAGTCTCTTAAAGGAAAATGGAATTCAATTTGGAGATAAGATAGGAATTATGGTTTTATATGATGATGGCAGTCTGGCAGGTGTTATTGTGGATGTGGTAGGTACCTATCCGGATAGTGGAATGTCTAACCCGGCAATTTATACTCCTTTGGAATGTTATCTTTCTCCCGAAGTGTTATTTGAGACGGAAGAAGAACCGGCGGAAATATTAAATTATCTTTATTTTGGAAGCGTAGCTTTTGAATTAAAAGATAGTCATAAGCTTGCAGATTTTAAGGATTATTTGAGTGAAAGCGGCTATTCCGGTGTGAATGAAATGAGAGAAAAACGTGAATTTGTGGTACTGAATGATATTGAATATCTGGAAACACAGCAGAATATGACGCAGAAAATGAAATACATGAATGTGTTTTTACCAATCATAGAAGTTCTATTGGAAATTATTGCTTTGGTAATTTCATGTATAATGATAAGAAATAGAAAGAATGAAATTTTGCTGATGCGTAAGCTCGGAACATCCAAGGGCCGAATTTTTTCGAGTATATTGATAGAACAAGTTCTGATAGGATTTGCAGGATGCGTATCAGGCATTCTCGTATGGAGTATCATATTTAGAAGAATAGATTTGACAGGACTTCTTTTGTCATTACTGTTATTGGTGTTATGGTCAGTGGGAAGTATTTTTTCGATAGGAAAGATACTAAGGAAGAGGTTATCGAAAGCGATGCAGGAAGGAGAATAG